In one window of Oncorhynchus kisutch isolate 150728-3 linkage group LG16, Okis_V2, whole genome shotgun sequence DNA:
- the LOC109879658 gene encoding putative ATP-dependent RNA helicase Pl10 isoform X6: MPGGWDGGRSNGFVQNGYHDNRMNGGNRYNSGPPRMERGRGGGGFRGGRGGSYNPVQPMQNVGMFGVYDNKDGGGWNTTKDTYTSFGARPDRGKSAFFNNGGSAPRGSYQRGGFGGSGNSRWVEESRDDEDWSKPTQANERLEQELFAGGNTGINFDNYDDIPVEATGQNCPHHIDSFQDVEMGEIIMSNIALTRYTRPTPVQKYAIPIIKNKRDLMACAQTGSGKTAAFLLPVLSQIYTEGPGEALAAQKSGGQDNGKYGRRKQYPLALVLAPTRELALQIYEEARKFAYRSRVRPCVVYGGADIGQQIRDLERGCHLLVATPGRLVDMMERGKIGLDYCNYLVLDEADRMLDMGFEPQIRRIVEQDTMPPKGIRQTMMFSATFPKEIQILARDFLEEYIFLAVGRVGSTSENITQKVVWVEDGDKRSFLLDLLNATVIPSEVQDNAGENIEKPGKNSLTLVFVETKKGADALEDFLYREGYACTSIHGDRSQRDREEALHQFRSGRCPILVATAVAARGLDISNVKHVINFDLPSDIEEYVHRIGRTGRVGNLGLATSFFNDKNGNITKDLLDILVEAKQEVPSWLESLAYEHQHKSNTRGRSKRFTSGGFGARDYRQTSGGGSTGGFGGRGGRQPSGHGGNRGFGGGGGFGGNFYSSDGYGGNYSHQGGVDWWGN; the protein is encoded by the exons ATGCCTGGCGGTTGGGATGGTGGACGCAGCAACGGCTTCGTGCAGAATGGTTACCACGACAACCGCATGAATGGGGGCAACCGGTACAACAGTGGCCCGCCTCGCATGGAGAGGGGCAGGGGGGGTGGAGGTTTCCGTGGTGGCAGGGGCGGGTCCTACAACCCGGTACAGCCTATGCAGAATGTCGGCATGTTTGGAGTCTACGACAACAAAGATGGCGGCGGCTGGAACACGACTAAAGATACCTACACCAGCTTCGGCGCGCGTCCTGATAGGGGGAAGTCTGCTTTTTTCAACAACGGCGGGAGTGCGCCCCGAGGAAG TTACCAGCGTGGAGGGTTTGGAGGCAGTGGAAACAGCCGCTGGGTGGAGGAGTCCAGGGATGATGAGGACTGGTCCAAACCCACTCAGGCCAATGAGCGCCTGGAACA GGAGCTGTTCGCTGGTGGCAACACAGGGATTAACTTTGACAATTACGATGACATTCCAGTTGAGGCCACTGGCCAAAACTGCCCCCATCACATTGACAGC TTCCAAGACGTAGAGATGGGAGAGATCATAATGAGTAACATCGCCCTGACCCGCTACACTCGGCCCACTCCGGTCCAGAAGTACGCCATTCCAATTATCAAGAACAAGAGGGACCTGATGGCCTGTGCCCAGACAG GTTCCGGCAAGACTGCTGCGTTCCTGTTGCCTGTACTGAGTCAGATCTACACTGAAGGCCCAGGAGAAGCCCTCGCTGCCCAGAAGTCTGGAGGACAGGACAACGGAAAGTATGGTCGCCGTAAGCAGTACCCCCTCGCTCTGGTCCTGGCCCCCACCAGAGAACTGGCCCTGCAGATCTATGAAGAGGCCAGAAAG TTTGCATACCGGTCCCGTGTGCGTCCTTGTGTGGTGTACGGAGGGGCTGACATTGGCCAgcagatcagagacctggagcgAGGCTGTCACCTGCTGGTGGCTACACCTGGACGCCTGGTGGACATGATGGAGAGGGGCAAGATCGGCCTCGACTACTGCAA TTACCTGGTGCTGGATGAGGCTGACCGGATGTTGGACATGGGTTTTGAGCCCCAGATCAGACGCATCGTGGAGCAGGACACCATGCCCCCTAAAGGCATCCGCCAGACCATGATGTTCAGCGCTACCTTCCCCAAGGAGATCCAG ATCCTGGCGCGTGACTTCCTGGAGGAGTACATCTTCCTGGCGGTGGGACGTGTGGGCTCCACCTCTGAGAACATCACCCAGAAGGTGGTGTGGGTGGAGGACGGTGACAAGAGGTCCTTCCTCCTGGACTTGCTCAATGCTACAG TCATTCCGAGCGAAGTTCAGGACAATGCAGGTGAAAACATAGAGAAACCTG GTAAGAACTCTCTGACGCTGGTGTTTGTGGAAACCAAGAAGGGAGCGGATGCCCTGGAGGACTTCCTGTACCGTGAGGGTTATGCCTGCACCAGTATCCATGGCGACCGCTCCCAGAGGGACCGAGAGGAGGCTCTGCACCAGTTCCGCTCGGGACGCTGCCCCATCCTGGTTGCCACAGCG GTGGCTGCCCGTGGCCTGGACATCTCCAATGTCAAGCACGTCATCAACTTTGACCTGCCCAGCGATATAGAGGAGTACGTCCACCGTATTGGCCGTACTGGACGTGTGGGCAACCTGG gtcTGGCCACGTCGTTCTTCAACGATAAGAACGGCAACATCACCAAGGACCTTCTGGACATCCTAGTGGAggccaaacaggaagtaccctcCTGGCTGGAGAGCCTGGCCTATGAACACCAGCACAAGAGCAACACCCGCGGACGCTCCAAGAG GTTCACCTCTGGTGGCTTCGGAGCCAGGGACTACCGTCAGACCAGTGGTGGCGGCAGCACTGGAGGGTTCGGTGGTCGTGGTGGACGCCAGCCCAGTGGGCATGGAGGAAACCGTGGATTTGGTGGCGGCG GTGGCTTTGGAGGCAACTTCTACAGCAGTGACGGCTATGGAGGAAACTACTCTCATCAGGGGGGAGTGGACTGGTGGGGCAACTAA